The Phragmites australis chromosome 15, lpPhrAust1.1, whole genome shotgun sequence genome window below encodes:
- the LOC133892773 gene encoding NAC domain-containing protein 67-like: MVATAAAQRRDAEAELNLPPGFRFHPTDEELVADYLCARAAGRRPPVPIIAELDLYRFDPWDLPERALFGRREWYFFTPRDRKYPNGSRPNRAAGTGYWKATGADKSVAHGGRTVGIKKALVFYHGKPPRGVKTEWIMHEYRLADAGARGAASKKKASTGSLRLDDWVLCRLYNKKNEWEKVQQVKEEKEMETSHSHSHSCGDTRTPESEIDNDPFPELGSLPAFDDMGPAAAILPKEEVQEMYDLGGDDWLSGINLDDLQGIGPLPGDVNFYGSMLVSPMAAKTEQNGGLFF; this comes from the exons ATGGTGGCCACCGCGGCGGCGCAGCGTCGTGACGCGGAGGCGGAGCTGAACCTGCCCCCGGGCTTCCGCTTCCACCCGACGGACGAGGAGCTGGTGGCAGACTACCTCTGCGCGCGCGCCGCCGGCCGACGACCGCCCGTCCCCATCATCGCGGAGCTCGACCTCTACCGCTTCGACCCCTGGGACCTCCCGGAGCGCGCCCTCTTCGGCCGCCGCGAGTGGTACTTCTTCACGCCACGGGACCGCAAGTACCCCAACGGGTCCCGGCCCAACCGCGCCGCCGGGACGGGGTACTGGAAGGCCACCGGCGCCGACAAGTCCGTGGCGCACGGCGGGCGGACGGTAGGGATCAAGAAGGCGCTCGTGTTCTACCACGGGAAGCCGCCGCGCGGGGTCAAGACGGAGTGGATCATGCATGAGTACCGCCTCGCCGACGCCGGCGCACGCGGCGCCGCCAGCAAGAAGAAGGCAAGCACCGGCTCGCTCAGG CTGGATGACTGGGTGCTGTGCCGTCTGTACAACAAGAAGAACGAGTGGGAGAAGGTGCAGCAagtgaaggaggagaaggagatggagacTTCACATTCGCACTCACACTCGTGCGGGGACACGCGCACGCCGGAGTCAGAGATCGACAACGACCCGTTCCCGGAGCTGGGCTCCCTGCCGGCGTTCGACGACATGGGGCCTGCCGCCGCCATCCTGCCCAAGGAGGAGGTGCAGGAAATGTACGATCTTGGCGGCGACGACTGGCTCTCGGGGATCAACCTCGATGACCTGCAGGGCATCGGACCGCTGCCGGGTGACGTCAACTTCTACGGCTCCATGCTCGTGTCGCCGATGGCGGCCAAGACGGAGCAGAACGGCGGCCTCTTCTTCTGA